CGTCCCCTACGCCTACGTGGCCATGCAGGCTGTACTGGCGCTCTACGCCGCGGGAAAGACCACAGGTACGTCGTGCCAGCCACACTTGCAGGTCGTCTGCCTCTCGTTTGACCTTTTACTGGAAATCTCAAACGGTAGCTTCTATTCCAGCAGTGTTAGCTACCGTTCTTAGGCATTGCAGTTTTCCATCTATTGCCATAACGTAGACTGCCATGTCTGGCAGCACGATGCCACcgttgggcccttcagcaaggcccttaaccccagttgctcctgGGAAACTGCTTCCTGATCCTCACTTGTGTCACTCAAGTTTCTGCTAAATGTTTTGTTTAGAGCCCTGCCACCTAGTGGTGGGCTTGCAGGGTAGCGCTATGTAAACATTTTTCCTTCTTCTGCTGAAGGTGTGGTGTTCGACTCTGGGGATGGAGTGAGCCACAGTGTTCCGGTGTTTGAGGGCTACTGCCTCCCTCACGCGGTGCAGCGCTTTGCCCTGGCTGGTGCCGATGTCACGCTTCACCTCAGAAAGGTAGACTTACCCTCTGATTTGGgttcattacaaaatttggtgGTGCTTCACTGTTTCCCTTGCAAATTTCGTCAGCAGCCACAAAACGTAGCCGTTCCCTTCTTTTCATGGATTTTGTTCTTAAAATTCCAAAAAAACGTGCTTTGACTGGAGTTGCATTGGCGGGGATGTTTTTGAAGTTGCTGCAGGAGCGAGGCATCACCATGAACACGTCCGCCGAGCTGGAGATCGTGCGGGAAGTGAAGGAGCAGTGCTGCTGTGTGGCGCAGGACTACGAGGCAGAGCTCTCCCGTGTGATGAGGTCGCCCCATGACTGTGTGTCCTACACTATGCCTGATGGCCGGGTCGTGACCATTGGAGCAGAACGGTTCAGGTAGTGATCAGGCTCTCCGGCCCTGATTAGACCCCTTCTACAGCTGATTGGTGAATAGGGAAagtacatatttacattttgcatGTTTAGTGACGTACAATTTAGAAAGCAGGGCATAGATGTCCCTAGAGCAAGTGCGGCTTAAGGGACATTCTTGGGGGGCCCccacagtgacatcactgccgaccctgggatttgagccaACAACCTTCTAGTCACAGGGACACTAACCCTTCTTCAAGTATGGCACTAGCAAAAGCATACGTGCATTTACCTTGTATGCATAGTCTGGTTCAACATCACCTTGTGACACTTTATGCCAGTGATATGACTCCATATTCACATTTGGAGATTCGCTCTTACGCTTGTCAATCTGTTTATTGAAGGGCACCAGAAATTCTCTTCAGGCCGGAGCTGATCGGGCGGGATCACTACGGCGTGCACGAGAGCATTTTCAAATCCATCCTGCAATCTGATATCGATCTACGGAAAAGCTTCGTAGGGAACGTAGTCTTATCAGGTAAAGTACTGAACTGCTAAAGACTGCTTCATACTTCTCTGCACAAACGCAAAACTCACGTATCCGCTCTGCGTGTGCGTACACGGAAACGTTCATAGTTCTCTGGTCAAGCCGTGTACTTTGCACATGAGCACaacatgtatttatattttcattattactaataatattatttttctgatattccctgcacatgtaccacagcagtgaggtTTCTGTCCGTTTCTCtgttttacaaattcagagaGCCGGCTCACAGGGTCACCAACTttagtcagctggctggcgtgagacaagtctgcacacacatatacacgcatgtacatgtatgtaacagttttgttacattgtaaatagtctgcagggtttgtAAACTGCCCCAACACTCGTCCAAAACATCCGTGTTGGTGTTTAAAGTGGATGCTAGTGAATTGATCATGTGCAGTGTGTTCAGAGCTGCGCGTACACAAGTTTGGAGTGCAGCAGGCGTTCGTCCGCGGAGGTGACATCAAACGCGTCATAAATGTTCGACGCGACTCGTCCGCTTGTATGCGTAcggagaagtatgaaccagcctttaCAGTGCTCATATTACTAACAAGATATGTTAGACGGCTCCGTAGTAcgttttaaaactttaaaaccaaaacaaacattaGCCTTTGGAAAATGCCCTTAAGTGCCTATGATGttcattgatttaaaaaatctcAATCAGATCGTTCTCCTGAATTTCTCGTATTTTTTAATGTCTGGCGGCACAGGAGGGAACACGCTGCTAGCCGGCTTTCCCCTGCGTCTGCAGAGTGAGATCAGGAGTTTGGTACCAGAAGACCTTGTCCAGTGTGTCCGGGTCACAAGCCCAGCAGACAGGGACTCCTCCGTGTGGACGGGGGGCGCTGTGCTGGCCAGCCTGCCCTCCTTCAGCTCTGCTTGGATCAGCCAAGAGGAATACGAGGAGTTTGGTCCCCAGATCGTTTTCAGGAAGTGTTTCTGAACAGCATAGCCTTCCTGTGTGCCCAGAAATCGTTTCCCCAGTTGAAGTGCAATAGCCCTCAGGCCAAGTTTTTAAAGCAAAGCTTTTAAATTGTGCGGAACCAGTGTTTGGACAGTTCGGTTAACACTGTGAGCAAAGTTTTACATTACAGTGCCTCAAGAGTGCTAGAATAGCCCGGATCATGGATATTAACTAAAATAGCATTGAGGTATTGAGAATACATATAATTCTATAAAACTGGACAGATTAACTCCTCTAAAATCCAATGTGGTACTTATGCCACACTAATACTTCATCAGCAGTACTGTATACTTATTTAAAGGCTTTTCAGACACATTCACTGAGCACTTGGGCTGTTTAATACTTTTGGGCTGAGCTACAATGTTAAACCTCCTTAATGTTTAGGTCGGTAAGCCACTGATTTCATTCTGTATGCTCCCTTTGACTATGGGACTGCTGGATAAGTGCATATGGAGTTGATTGTCGAACAGCGGTGGTCACTTGGCTATACCAAGGGCTAGattggtttaaaatgtgtgtacatttgtatatatttttattatagtgtGTGTTGTCTTACTGATGCAGCGTATGGTGGTAGCTGAACTTTTTCTAGGCTGGAAGGTTAACCTTTAACCCGTACCATTAACATCTGTTTTGGTATTTACTGGGTAATTATTCATAACTTAACGCAATACATACTCTCTGTATTTCAAAAATCCCTCTTGCAGTTTGGTCGATTGGTTTATTTTCTGACTGGGTTTTCCATATGTTTACAAAACGTTTGGTTTTCAGCATTTGGGATAATAGAAGTGGGGCTTTTTGGTAATAGGTAGGTACTTCTAATATACAAGAACCTGAGGCTTTGTACTTTTTATTGCCAAAATGACACATTTTACTGTGAATCAATGGCACTTTCAGCAGTATTTACATACCTCTGTACTCCactgaagctttttttttaatagctttTGGTGCTGGCACTGACTTGGCTTTGAATATGTTTTGTAACTCAGGTCTTATAATGTAATCTGGTGATTTCTCGGTATGTAGGGTAACATGAAATCTCATAGCAGTGGAAGTATTCATTGTTTAGTCAAAATGCCAGTACTGCTGGAATGAATCTCCTTTCCCCACAGATTTTTCTTTGCTTGACTGAAATGTCATGtttatttaccttttttttataataaaatattttaagcaCCTTGCTGGTTTTCTTGTACTGCATGGCAATATGCAAATGGTACACTTGCATGTCACACATAGACTGTGAAATTGGCTTGCTAAGTCGCAGGCACAAAACGACTACAATGTGGGTTTCCCCTAGGACAAGGGTGTCACATTCCGGTCCTGGGGGGCccgagccctgcacatttttgggtttcccctcataaGCATGATACGACTGCGTAAAAAAACTGCGTTTAAAGATCCACAGGGCTCTGTTGTCCGGTCGCCATAGCAACCGCGCGCAGAGCGGCGGAGTAACGCGGCGCTTACGGGGGCGGAATCGTAGTTTGTGTAAATTAGGAAAAAGTTAAGATCTGAGTCTTCCTACGTTAATGGTTAGGTTTCTCTCTTAGTTGAAACATGTCAGCTTTTCTCTGAAGCGCACGCGTCATTTTGGTTCCGACTACTAGCCTTTTTAATCCGGGCTGGTTTTTCAACTGTCACGTATTTAGGACAAGGTGAAGATGTCGTATGCTCCAGCTGGAAATATCATAAAAAGTATTATTCGCGAAGTTGTCAAAGAATGCCTTGCCAAGGGCCAAACCGTATCAGAAACTTTAGCTACATTTATGGTAAGAAATGCGTGTGTATCTACTTTGCAGTATTACTGCTCGGTAAGTTGTTTGCCGTCAAAAAAAtagctgtgtgtatatattatttgtttttaggtaAAAGCTGTTGTTTTAGATCCACAAAATCAATTCAACGTTGACCGGACTATTACAAAGCAAGATGTCCAAGAAGTAATCGAGGTAGGCCTATAGTAAATTCACTAAACCCATTTATTTtgacttaaaaaaatatatatataaaattggtTTACTGGAGGTGTAACTTTTTACATGATTAACCTGTAATCTCCACAGAGATGCGTGCAGCGGCTTGTGGACCGGCAAAGCCCCTCTGTGGACACCATCAAAATGCAGGCTTATTTTGACATGCATTACACCTCCCGACGTAAGTAGGGATTACCCCGTACCTCTCACCAGAATTTAAGTTGAAGACAAAATAGATGCCATCTTATAATGTATTGCCCTAAATCTTTTATTGCGTCATTTTTCATTGTAATGCTGCCTTCAGAGGAGTACCTGAAAGAGCACAGGCGCGCGCTGCAGGCTGAGCTGATCCCGGTCACTCGCGAGATCACTGACAGCCGAGCGAAGTCCCGTGACGAGCTGGAAACCGTTTACGGCAAGATCGTCAGCTATGTCCTGCTCCGCTCCAGAATGGGCTCCGCTACGGACATCAGCACTGTGCGAGAGGCCGCAGGTAGCCGCTTCGCTATCGAGGATTTGAAATAGAATTTGTGTTCTGCGTGAAATATCTCAGGTTCCATCCATAAACTGTAAAATAAGACTCATTCAGTTTTTATCAATATTACCTACAATGTatacttagattttttttaaaggatttCCTTACATAAATTTTACAGATAAACTAATTTGGTTATTCGTTAAAGACCAACAAAACTACATTGTCAGACAGCAGCCTTGACACCTGACATGATTTTAGCTTTAGTCCCTGCTCACTCCTGTggcttcctgtgtgtgtgtgtgtgtgtgtgtgtgtgtgtgtgtgtgtgtgtgtgtgtgtgtgtgtgtgtgtgtgtgtgtgtgtgtgtgtgtgtgtgtccgtccaTCCGCCCATCCCCTAGCCGCCCTGCGCAGCATCTTCCCCCAGCCTGAGCTGGGCGTCTTCATACCCCTCAGCAGGAAGGACAaggagcagcagctggaggagctcaGCATGCTTGTCACCGGGATCCGACTCTTCAACAGGGACAGGAAAAAAGGAGGAAGCACTATCGATGACTGTGAGTTCCCTAAACAAGGCTGACGTCGTGGTTTGCAAGGTGAAGCACACGAGGGCAGGTGTTAAGTAaagcaaaaggggctttattgaACGGAACAGGAGCAGGGATACAAATCAGACTGCAAGGGGTCAAAACGGGGACATTAGGATGGGAACCAGGCAACCAGAGGACTGACATCAATGACCGAAGTGGGGAACTGAAGCACAGGACTAACGAAGGACTGACACAATGCAGATGTGGACAGTTGGCACAATAGGATTGGGGATAAGAAGTAAGACACAATTAGGGAGAATTAGAAGGGATCCAGAGGACCAGCAGCAGTCCCTACTGGTCATACTGGGGGATGAACCGAACATGTCGTGACAGTTGAACATACAAATATTAGCACCATAAATGTGTGCCCATGTTAGTGAGGCACCTATATTATAGCTTGAAGCATGAAGGTCACACTGGAGTATGGTGTAATTATACAAGCTGTCTGTCCAGCAAGTTTGCAGACAGAAGGTTCTAGGCTGTTGTCAGCGTCAACTTTTAAAATACTGTTTGCGTTTCTGATTGCCATTTGAGCTAAAACACTGAATATACATTGACAATGAACTTTGAACCATCTCACCAAGAGGAAGCAGTAATTCCCTGAGAATGGTATTTGATATTGACACTAAGCATATAGTAGAAGCTAAGTTCATCAGTGCAATAGCGTTAATTGGAGATGTGCTCCAACATACTGCTTCACTGACGTCTTGTGTGAAATACACTTAGAGCTCATTCAAGAGCTGGGGACATATGCTTTGTCTTTCTAAGTGGTCCTTTCTTTCTTCTTCAGTGCCGGCCATCTTGAATGAGTCCATCTCCACCAGCATCAAGCACATTAAATTCGAAACTGGTGCATCTCAGAACCTGTCTTACCAGTACATAGCTCTGCTGGAGGGTTTGCAGGCCGCTGAGATCGCTCTCAAGGATGGCACTGTGCCACCTGAATTTCTGAAGGAAGCGCTGTACAATGCTCGACAACACGAGGCCTTCTTGGGACTCATTTTGGTGAGTTAAATTAGTTATGGAGTTATGTGAAATTAACCGTCTTTATAAAGGTGATAAATTATATTGGAATGTTTAGTAAAATAAGTACATTTGGCGTAGTTGTAATGAGCATTGTAAAAGACTCCTACTCCAAGAAACATAACATCCAATGTATGGCACATCTGCCCCTAGGCGGATGTTAGGGTGTGTGAAGAGCAAACACAATCGCTGCAGTCAGAGCTGCAAGCGCAGATGGACGAGCTGAAGATCATTGTCCACTCAAAGACTGCAGTTCCCACAGCCCAGGTTTTCGTAAGTATCTTGTCTTGACTTATCTGCTGTGAATTGCTCCTGTACAGCGACTGGCTCACAGGAGATGGTAGATTTATTGGTGACTAGTGGCACGTTCTCCCTCAGCCCCATTTCACCGCTCTGGCAAAGCTGTGGTCAGGACTTCAAGATGAGATGTACCTGCTGAGTATTCTCAACAGCATGGTGGCCGACCTTCAGCCCTTCCTGGGTGCTCAATCATGGCAACTACCAAAGGATCAGCTGGAGATCTTTCTGGAGGGTGTGGAGGTGAAGACTGATGAGCAGAGAATGAAAGAATCTGCAGGTGCCTTCAGTTCATATCGCCAAGATGGTCATTACCCTCTAAAATCTCACTCCATTCGTTACTCCCCTCTGCAACACTGTGCTCTCATTAACACTGTAAATGCTGTGGACATTGCTAATAGAAAGGAACAATTGTGGTTTCCAGTTTCTTGTTCTGTGTGACAAGTAAAGGTACCGGGAGCAGAGTAGCCAAATTATTTACAAATCAAGTAAATATTATTAGTTCTGGCAGTTTATGTCTAAGGAAGTTTGATTTGTTTCCACCAGGACAGTATTAGGCCCATGTGATTCTGGGAAGGGACGATGCAGTGGGGTGTTCATTAACATTTGTAATTAGACAGACTCCGTGCCTCTTCTGAGTGTGGACTCTGCACATTCTCCCTGCAGCCCAAAGGCATGCTCTTAGACTAATTAGTGTCTCTGATTTGCCCATAGTGTGCCTATGTGTGCCCTGgagtggactggcatcctcgTTCCTTGTGCTGCCACTCACAAATCATGGAATTCATGCGATGAATTTTTGCatagcagttttttttgcaCATTCTTTCATTCATCCATTAGAATTTTTGAATTATATTTGTAAAGACTGATACAATTCCAATAGTGGTCATTTACTAACAGTGTTCTGTCTTTGGTGCAGACAATCGCATTGACCCATCCGAGTTCAAAAATCAAGAGTGGTTCTTCCCAGAGACTACAGTTAATGCGGATACACTTCCTTTTCAGTACAAGGGAATGTGTGCGAATGCACTTATAAAATATGGTCTTCTTTTGCCAGGTATCCACAATtactagagcagtgtttctcaaaccagtacTCAGGACTCACTGGACAGAacgacatttttgttttatcccagtTCCCAGAACACCTGGCCCAAGCAACCGGGAGCTCTGAACACCTTACAGGTGTGCAGGGAactgggataaaacaaaaatgtggatctctggccagaatattatagtttattttttcGCCGTGGATTTAAAAAACCTAAACATACTGCTTCACCGCTTTAACTCACGTTTCAATTATGACAAGGTAACCCCGCGGTCGGCATCCTGAAACACAGGAATAAATATCACGTCTTCAGCTCCAAGAAGGCAGCCTGTCAGTTTGCCTCCAACCCAGATGAGAGCATCGAGTTGGTAGCTGAGCAAGCAAAATCCTCTCCAGAGCTAATTCAGCTGCTAGAACTCCACCTGCAGTTCTCTTCTGTCACTCCATATTCAGAGGTGAGAGGTGCTCTGCACCAAACCTGTGCCTTTTGAGAAGAGTGGATAATTCCTGCAATTTCCTTTTGGGTCAGTAATGTTTCTATCTGTCACCCAACCCACCTACAGTCTGTTTCCGCTCCCTTTTGTTGCATCTGCAGATGCAGCTGGGGAGGAAGCACCTGACACAGCCTGTCGCTAAGTGTGACGGTGATACACAGACGGACACCCACCCAGTAGAGAGCAACATTGTGAAGTCCTACAAATGGAACGAATGGGAACTCAGGAGACAAGCAATCAAactggtgtgtgtctgttttaCGGTATGAGGGTGATGATACATGGGACAACTTTTCGAGCAATGTTGCTGGGCAACTACCAGCCAGGTGAGACAAAGGGCCACTCCTCTGGATCCAGATGATCACGAAAAGTAGCCCACTGCCAATCAAAGTTTTTCAAAACTGAAAGT
This window of the Paramormyrops kingsleyae isolate MSU_618 chromosome 19, PKINGS_0.4, whole genome shotgun sequence genome carries:
- the cfap206 gene encoding cilia- and flagella-associated protein 206 isoform X2, which gives rise to MSYAPAGNIIKSIIREVVKECLAKGQTVSETLATFMVKAVVLDPQNQFNVDRTITKQDVQEVIERCVQRLVDRQSPSVDTIKMQAYFDMHYTSRQEYLKEHRRALQAELIPVTREITDSRAKSRDELETVYGKIVSYVLLRSRMGSATDISTVREAAAALRSIFPQPELGVFIPLSRKDKEQQLEELSMLVTGIRLFNRDRKKGGSTIDDLPAILNESISTSIKHIKFETGASQNLSYQYIALLEGLQAAEIALKDGTVPPEFLKEALYNARQHEAFLGLILADVRVCEEQTQSLQSELQAQMDELKIIVHSKTAVPTAQVFPHFTALAKLWSGLQDEMYLLSILNSMVADLQPFLGAQSWQLPKDQLEIFLEGVEVKTDEQRMKESAGNPAVGILKHRNKYHVFSSKKAACQFASNPDESIELVAEQAKSSPELIQLLELHLQFSSVTPYSEMQLGRKHLTQPVAKCDGDTQTDTHPVESNIVKSYKWNEWELRRQAIKLANLRTKVTSSMQTNLSHMRRDNVTQTYRPKEAACQTKKDGESSVPRPQVYLAGLRGGQSPTTRLIKTNLTRPVDE
- the cfap206 gene encoding cilia- and flagella-associated protein 206 isoform X1, with the translated sequence MSYAPAGNIIKSIIREVVKECLAKGQTVSETLATFMVKAVVLDPQNQFNVDRTITKQDVQEVIERCVQRLVDRQSPSVDTIKMQAYFDMHYTSRQEYLKEHRRALQAELIPVTREITDSRAKSRDELETVYGKIVSYVLLRSRMGSATDISTVREAAAALRSIFPQPELGVFIPLSRKDKEQQLEELSMLVTGIRLFNRDRKKGGSTIDDLPAILNESISTSIKHIKFETGASQNLSYQYIALLEGLQAAEIALKDGTVPPEFLKEALYNARQHEAFLGLILADVRVCEEQTQSLQSELQAQMDELKIIVHSKTAVPTAQVFPHFTALAKLWSGLQDEMYLLSILNSMVADLQPFLGAQSWQLPKDQLEIFLEGVEVKTDEQRMKESADNRIDPSEFKNQEWFFPETTVNADTLPFQYKGMCANALIKYGLLLPGNPAVGILKHRNKYHVFSSKKAACQFASNPDESIELVAEQAKSSPELIQLLELHLQFSSVTPYSEMQLGRKHLTQPVAKCDGDTQTDTHPVESNIVKSYKWNEWELRRQAIKLANLRTKVTSSMQTNLSHMRRDNVTQTYRPKEAACQTKKDGESSVPRPQVYLAGLRGGQSPTTRLIKTNLTRPVDE